TCTTATAATATATTCCGTAATATTATTTCGAGCTCTAATAATTTCATTTAACATACCTAACGGAAATGCTCCCGAGCCAACAGCTGGGTCAGCTACCTTAACATTTTTTAATGCATCATCTATGTTTACAATATTATCAAAAATTGATTGCTTAATTGTGAAATCTTTACTATATCCCACATTTTTTCTACTATCAGCATCCCTAATCAGTTCACCATATAAAATAAATTCTTTCATGTCCTCATATGCTACATTTACTTCATTTACAAGATAATTGATTAAGCTTTCTTGACACATGTAATGAACAATTTCCCTCGGTGTATAAAATGCTCCCTTTGATTTTCTATCGCTTACATCTAATAAATTTTCAAATATCTTACCTAACATTTCTGGGTCAACAGCTACTTCTTTTTCAAGAGGCTCGTCTTCATTCATTGTAAAGTTAAAACGATCGAATATATCTAAAATACCGTCAGCTTCTCTACCTTTTTCCTTTTTATTTGAGAAAAGTTCATTTGGAATTTGAAAATTTACATCTTTCCAATGATAACCTTCTAACGGTTCAAATAACCCTCCATTTAAAAATGGAATTTTACAATTAAATCTTTTAAAATATTGATTTTTTCTTTTTTTATTTAAGGCATCATAGAAAAATGGCTCTAGATAATCATCAAAGAAATTATTATTCGTATTTTCTTTACAAAAATCAAAAATTTCCCTAATAAATCTCCTATTTCCACTTCCCCATGGCATATCATATTCTGTCCCAATAAAACAATCTGATAGAAGTTCTGCTTCATGTTCATCGATCATAAATAATTCCTCAGATGACAACTTCATATTTCCATCTTTGGTATTTTTAAACACCTTTTCTAATACGTTTTTATTGATACCGTCCTGTTTATCATAAATCACCTTAAATGAATCAATTGAAATTGTATGTATCGCTGGCATTATTCTAACACCAAGCCATCCTTTCTTCTGAAGAAAATATAAAAAGGCAAGTTGTCCCATAAGTTTTTTAGCAAATTGCTCTGAAAATTTATCAATTTCAAATCCTAATGCTAATGTTTCATTAATAAATGCCTCATCTTTTTCAAGATATTCTTTTAAGTCATAATATTTATTTTTGTATTGTTCAAAGAAGTCTTTAGTAATCTTTTCAATACTGAATGCAGCTTCTATTTCATCAAGTTTAGGATTATCCTTATCATTCTCAAATATAGGATACAATTGTTTCTGCGCAGTATGGCTTGTTTCATTCTCACCTACAAGATAAGAATATCTCTTTGCAGGTGTCAAATCCAATTCAAGTCCTTTATCTGTAAATGTATAATCAAGCCTTACAAATGAAAGCCTCCAGTTAACATCATGTTCTGAATAAAATGCTACTATGGCAGCTTCGCAACCTTGCTTATCAAGTATTTTTGAAATGAAGTTTCTTTGAAGGCTCCTTGCTCTCTCTACACCCTTTTCACTTCTTAACTCTACTGCAAAAACTATGATGTTATTTCCTACTGCATCCTTGAATTTAGCTATATCACTATAAGATATAATACTATTTTCATACTCTCTCCATATTCCTGTATGTCTTCTCCCTGAAAGCATTTCTGGTTCATTAAAGAATTCCCTTGTAAAAGTCTTAAATTTATCTATATCAAATTTACTCTCAAAAGTTTCTTGTAATAGTTGAAGTTTTGCTGTAACCATTTCTACTTCTCACCCCTTTGTAAATACTCTGAAAGAATGACTTTTATCTTTCCCTCAATATTTTTCTTCTGCTTGTTCTCTCGTTTTTCAAAATATTTATCTGGAACGAGCCTTTCTATTTCGTAGTAAATCTTTATCGGGTCATTCATATCTTTTATTACTCTCACAACTTCTTTACTAATGCTTGAAGGAATATTCCCATCTTCCCATAACTCTTGCAGACATTTTATTTTCTTTTCTTGCTCGTCTGTGAAAGCCTTACAAGCTTTTAAAATTCCCTTAAGTATTTTAATAATCTTTGCATCATTACCAGTTCTCGATGATTTATCAGTGTTTACAAATATTTCTTCATTAAATAAATCTTCAAATTTTTCTTTATTAATCTTTAAATGTTCAAAGTATTCTTTAGGAACGTTTAACTTCTTTTCATATTCAGTGCACTTTAAGTATTTCATTGCTTCTATAAAAGTTGCTTCTTTTATAGAAATACCATCTGTTATATAAAACTTTTTTAAGCTTCCTTTTCTTAAAAATGATAAAGTGGCTTCTTTTTTTATACCTTGAATTTCCCTACTACTCTTTGATTTTTGAGGTAACCTTTTTATTTTTTCAAAAAGCTTTTCACCAGTGTCCCTTACTTTTCTTATCAGACTTAAATATTCAAGTTCAGATTCGCCATAACTATCTCCTTCATCGAAAATGTCATTGCTATTTAACTTTTGATATAATTTATGGGATGTAACCTCTTCATCCTCTGATAAATATTTAAAGTCCTCGCCTAAAGTATCATGAAAAGCTTGTATCTTTGAGATAATGTTTTCTTCCATAGAAAGCTCTGCATTTGCCTGTGCAGCGGGGAAGAAATTAAAAACATAAATTCTGTCATGCTCTGTTCCAACACGATTTATGCGACCTACCCTCTGCATTACCTTGGTTGGATTCCAAGGCAAATCATAATTTACGATAATATTAGAACGGTGAAGGTTAATGCCTTCAGCAAGCACATCTGTTGTAACAAGGTATCTAATATTATCTTTTTTATTCCCATGATAATCTGGATTAAAATTAGCTTCAATTTTATCTCTTTCACGTCTTGAACCTTGTCCACTAAATACAAGTACTTTTTCAGGATATTTTTCTTCTAAATATAATCCTATATATTCTGCTGTTTCCTTAGATTCAGTGAATATTATCATCTTGTTATCTTTAAAATTTTTATTATTTTGTAATTCAAATAAAAATTGGTCTTTTTTAGGATCATCTATTATGTCTTCCCACTGTTCCTGCAGTAATTTTAGAAATAACAAATCTTGCTTTAAGGCTGAAATAAAATCTTCTCGAAATTCATTTATTTTATAATGTTGAACTCTATCTGCATCCACGAGTTCCATTAGTTTTTCATCATCACCATTATCTAAAAGGTCGTAAACATCAACTTTTTTACTTATGTAAACATCACCTTTTTGGCACATATTAATAAACTGTTCATAGGATTTTATAAATCTATTTAATGTTTTCTTAAATGCCTCAAAACTACTCTCTAATCTCTTAATGAGTATAGACTTCATAAATCCACCCATATTTCTTTGAGAAACCATTTGAGAAGCTATGTCCTTATTTATCTTCTTAAGATATGTAAGAGGTTGATATCTTGAATAATTCATGCTTTTAATAACTGAAACTGTATAATTAAATACCTTTTCAATTTCATTTTTATATATATAAACTATTTTTTCAGGAGTATTAAGTTCCGGAAATTTAAGTCCTTGCCTTTCAAGGTCATCTTTATAAAACTCCATGATTTCCTTACGGGTTCTTCTTATCATTACATTTCTAAGAACCTCATCTCTTATTATTTCTGAATTTGATCTTAATGTATCTGAATACTCCTTTGTACCTCTTTCTAACTTTTTAAGTTGTCCATCTAATTTGTTGAAAAATCCTTCAAGGTTTTTATTATTAGGTATTATTGCGCTGTTATTTTTAGGCTGGAATAGATATATTTGATTCGCTATATCTGTAGAAAAATTATTCTGCGGGGTTGCTGTAACTAATACGACTTTTTTGTTGTAGCAAATCCTATGTATTTTTTCAAAACTCTCTGTCTTACCATTTCTAAATCTATGTGCTTCATCTATAAAAACATATTTTGTTTTACTCATAATTTCATTATCATTTAAAATATCATCAAGTTTTCCAAGAGATTCAACTGTGGCAGTACCAACTTCAAATTGGTATAATGTCCTTTCCCAATAATCCTTTAAGACTGGTGGACATATAACAAGCATTTTCCCTTTTAATCTCTGCATAAGCATTGCACAAATATAAGTTTTCCCAAGTCCTACAACATCAGAAATAAATACTCCATCATAGGATTCCAATGTCTTTTTAGCCTGAACTACTGCATCAGTTTGGTATTGTAACCTCATGAAATTATCAGGAAGTTTATCAATCCATGTGTCATTTTTATCTTCATTGATTTCCTCTTTAAAATATTCATAAAGGGTCTTTAAAAATAATTCATAGGGTG
This genomic window from Clostridium pasteurianum DSM 525 = ATCC 6013 contains:
- a CDS encoding helicase-related protein, translating into MEHHNDLTFFTNEPDRNLYDRFSKILKSNTKFFDVLVGYFRTSGFYLMYPAMEYIENIRILVGLNVDGKTVQIIQKSKGEQLSFEMSHKEVKDEFKDNIQDEMENSEDSFKVEQGIKIFIKWLQSGKLKLRIYPESPIHAKVYIMRKDMDKCQDTYGSVITGSSNFSQAGLVNNLEFNVELKDSRDVDFALEKFEDLWSRSIDITNEYIETINKHTWIRDDITPYELFLKTLYEYFKEEINEDKNDTWIDKLPDNFMRLQYQTDAVVQAKKTLESYDGVFISDVVGLGKTYICAMLMQRLKGKMLVICPPVLKDYWERTLYQFEVGTATVESLGKLDDILNDNEIMSKTKYVFIDEAHRFRNGKTESFEKIHRICYNKKVVLVTATPQNNFSTDIANQIYLFQPKNNSAIIPNNKNLEGFFNKLDGQLKKLERGTKEYSDTLRSNSEIIRDEVLRNVMIRRTRKEIMEFYKDDLERQGLKFPELNTPEKIVYIYKNEIEKVFNYTVSVIKSMNYSRYQPLTYLKKINKDIASQMVSQRNMGGFMKSILIKRLESSFEAFKKTLNRFIKSYEQFINMCQKGDVYISKKVDVYDLLDNGDDEKLMELVDADRVQHYKINEFREDFISALKQDLLFLKLLQEQWEDIIDDPKKDQFLFELQNNKNFKDNKMIIFTESKETAEYIGLYLEEKYPEKVLVFSGQGSRRERDKIEANFNPDYHGNKKDNIRYLVTTDVLAEGINLHRSNIIVNYDLPWNPTKVMQRVGRINRVGTEHDRIYVFNFFPAAQANAELSMEENIISKIQAFHDTLGEDFKYLSEDEEVTSHKLYQKLNSNDIFDEGDSYGESELEYLSLIRKVRDTGEKLFEKIKRLPQKSKSSREIQGIKKEATLSFLRKGSLKKFYITDGISIKEATFIEAMKYLKCTEYEKKLNVPKEYFEHLKINKEKFEDLFNEEIFVNTDKSSRTGNDAKIIKILKGILKACKAFTDEQEKKIKCLQELWEDGNIPSSISKEVVRVIKDMNDPIKIYYEIERLVPDKYFEKRENKQKKNIEGKIKVILSEYLQRGEK